One window of Burkholderia cepacia GG4 genomic DNA carries:
- a CDS encoding dihydrodipicolinate synthase family protein, which yields MNARYQGVFPVAPTIFDAHGALDLDGQRRCLDFMIDAGSQGICIHANYSEQFALGDDERDLITRTTLEHVAGRVPVIVTTSHFSARICAERNRRAQALGAAMVMVMPPYHGATFRVPEAAIRAFFREVADGLDIPLMIQDAPASGVTLSAALLATLAREIDAVSYFKIETPGAASKLRELIALGGDAIEGPWDGEEGITLLADLDAGATGAMTGGGYPDGIRRITDAYFAGRRDEACEQYARWLPLINYENRQSGFLTAKALMKEGGVIACDRPRAPWPELHPPVRAGLLDAARRLDPLVLRWGR from the coding sequence ATGAACGCACGCTACCAGGGCGTCTTTCCGGTCGCGCCGACGATCTTCGACGCGCACGGCGCGCTCGACCTCGACGGCCAGCGCCGCTGCCTCGACTTCATGATCGATGCCGGTTCGCAAGGCATCTGCATCCACGCGAACTACTCGGAGCAGTTCGCGCTCGGCGACGACGAACGCGACCTGATCACGCGCACCACGCTCGAGCACGTCGCCGGCCGCGTGCCGGTGATCGTCACGACGTCGCATTTCAGCGCGCGGATCTGCGCCGAACGCAACCGCCGCGCGCAGGCGCTCGGCGCCGCGATGGTGATGGTGATGCCGCCGTACCACGGTGCGACGTTCCGCGTGCCCGAAGCGGCGATCCGCGCATTCTTCCGCGAAGTCGCCGACGGCCTCGACATTCCGCTGATGATCCAGGACGCGCCCGCAAGCGGCGTCACGTTGTCCGCCGCGCTGCTCGCGACGCTCGCGCGCGAGATCGACGCCGTGTCGTACTTCAAGATCGAGACGCCCGGCGCCGCGTCGAAGCTGCGCGAGCTGATTGCGCTCGGCGGCGATGCGATCGAAGGGCCGTGGGACGGCGAGGAAGGCATCACGCTGCTCGCCGATCTCGACGCCGGCGCGACCGGCGCGATGACGGGCGGCGGTTATCCGGACGGGATTCGCCGCATCACCGACGCATATTTCGCCGGACGCCGCGACGAAGCCTGCGAGCAATACGCGCGCTGGCTGCCGCTGATCAACTACGAGAACCGCCAGTCGGGTTTCCTGACCGCAAAGGCGCTGATGAAGGAAGGCGGCGTGATCGCATGCGACCGGCCGCGCGCGCCATGGCCCGAACTGCACCCGCCAGTGCGCGCAGGCCTGCTCGACGCGGCGCGGCGGCTCGATCCGCTCGTGCTGCGCTGGGGACGCTAG